The following are encoded in a window of Methylicorpusculum oleiharenae genomic DNA:
- a CDS encoding Rpn family recombination-promoting nuclease/putative transposase, with translation MNPYNEKEFLSDKLSIVDVKAKDGQERIYQIEIQLTNHSHLPARIIYNWSDIYSQQLKSNQDYGELKPTYAIWLLAENLITDDNEYVHHYKVRDEQGKTFIQHGGIWLLELNKFDANRIESEDQRWLQFFKVGEQLNDGLYRTG, from the coding sequence TTGAATCCCTATAATGAAAAGGAATTTTTAAGCGATAAGCTCAGCATTGTCGATGTCAAAGCCAAAGACGGGCAGGAACGGATTTACCAAATCGAAATCCAATTGACCAACCATAGCCATTTGCCAGCCAGGATCATTTACAATTGGTCTGACATCTACAGCCAGCAATTAAAAAGTAATCAAGATTACGGCGAACTGAAACCCACTTATGCCATTTGGCTATTGGCCGAAAACCTGATAACCGATGATAACGAGTATGTGCATCATTACAAAGTCCGTGATGAACAAGGAAAAACATTCATTCAACATGGCGGCATCTGGCTGCTGGAATTAAACAAGTTTGATGCAAACCGGATTGAGTCAGAAGATCAACGCTGGTTACAGTTTTTCAAAGTCGGTGAGCAGTTAAACGATGGTCTTTACCGGACTGGATGA
- a CDS encoding BrnT family toxin — MIDLAKVTGFDWDVGNSQKNLKHSVSTAESEQVFFNAPLLLLEDFKHSQLEPRFHALGKTDNERLLHISFTLRNDGMTIRVISARVMHKKERSIYEQTT; from the coding sequence ATGATAGATTTAGCTAAAGTCACCGGATTTGATTGGGACGTAGGAAATAGTCAAAAAAATCTTAAACACAGCGTATCAACGGCTGAGTCTGAGCAAGTATTCTTCAATGCACCACTGCTACTGTTAGAAGATTTTAAGCACAGTCAATTGGAACCACGTTTTCATGCGTTGGGCAAAACAGACAATGAACGGCTTTTACATATTTCATTTACATTACGCAATGATGGTATGACTATCCGCGTTATCTCGGCGAGAGTCATGCATAAAAAGGAGCGTTCAATTTATGAACAAACAACTTAA
- the brnA gene encoding type II toxin-antitoxin system BrnA family antitoxin, translated as MNKQLKTIPHFSNEEEERIFWESHDSTDYLDWSHAQSVVLPNLKPTTKTISLRLPQHLLDSIKAAANSRDVPYQSLIKVWLQEKVQNH; from the coding sequence ATGAACAAACAACTTAAAACCATTCCACATTTTTCCAATGAAGAGGAAGAACGCATTTTTTGGGAAAGTCACGATTCCACTGACTATCTCGATTGGAGCCATGCCCAGTCGGTTGTACTGCCCAATTTGAAGCCAACAACCAAGACCATTTCGTTGCGATTACCACAACATTTGCTGGACTCAATTAAAGCGGCGGCAAATTCTCGGGATGTGCCCTACCAATCACTGATTAAGGTCTGGTTGCAAGAGAAAGTGCAAAATCATTAG
- a CDS encoding WecB/TagA/CpsF family glycosyltransferase, which yields MDELPLVWYANCVHNANLKDRICGPELMLRCLDEGRSKGWRHFFLGGKDAVLIDLVSKMRERFPDVEIVGWHSPPFKALSEQEDADLVEMIKSLQPDFLWVGLGAPKQEKWIAAHLARVNVPVQVGVGAAFDFHSGHVKRSPVWTQKTGLEWVYRKLQDRRLIKRYLMTNPVFLALFLRDFINAKIRNFST from the coding sequence ATGGACGAATTACCGCTGGTTTGGTACGCCAATTGTGTGCATAACGCTAACCTTAAAGATCGGATCTGCGGTCCCGAGTTAATGCTGCGCTGTCTGGATGAAGGCCGGAGCAAAGGCTGGCGGCATTTTTTTCTGGGCGGTAAAGACGCCGTACTGATTGATTTGGTTAGCAAGATGCGGGAGCGCTTTCCCGATGTTGAAATCGTGGGCTGGCATTCTCCCCCTTTCAAAGCATTGTCCGAACAGGAAGATGCCGATCTGGTTGAGATGATCAAAAGCCTGCAACCGGATTTTTTATGGGTCGGGTTAGGCGCACCCAAGCAAGAAAAATGGATTGCTGCGCATCTTGCCCGTGTCAATGTTCCGGTACAAGTCGGCGTGGGTGCCGCTTTCGATTTTCATTCGGGACATGTTAAACGTTCACCTGTCTGGACGCAAAAAACGGGCCTGGAATGGGTCTATCGCAAGCTCCAGGATCGCCGGTTGATTAAGCGCTATTTGATGACCAATCCGGTATTTTTGGCGTTGTTTTTAAGAGATTTCATCAACGCAAAGATTAGGAATTTTTCTACTTAA
- a CDS encoding type II toxin-antitoxin system ParD family antitoxin, with amino-acid sequence MATMNISVPDPMKDWVLSQVQSGTYANSSDYIRDLIRKDQENRTKLNALQQAITEGIESGVSSKTFDEIIHAARQGLKDRQ; translated from the coding sequence ATGGCAACGATGAATATTTCGGTCCCCGATCCAATGAAAGACTGGGTTCTGTCTCAAGTTCAATCCGGCACATACGCAAATAGCAGTGACTACATTCGGGATTTGATCCGGAAGGATCAGGAAAACAGAACAAAACTGAATGCTCTACAACAGGCTATTACCGAGGGCATAGAAAGCGGTGTTAGCAGCAAAACATTCGACGAGATTATTCATGCGGCTCGGCAAGGCCTGAAAGACCGTCAATAA
- a CDS encoding type II toxin-antitoxin system RelE/ParE family toxin — protein MGRYVFSKKAEEDLIDIYRYGFLNHSERQANQYSDSLKEKCQFLADTPLVFRERDEFTPPVRIHTHKRHLIIYKINEDHILIIRILHERMNVEDQLASS, from the coding sequence ATGGGACGGTATGTTTTTTCAAAAAAGGCCGAAGAAGACCTGATTGACATTTATCGCTATGGTTTTCTAAACCATAGCGAACGGCAAGCGAACCAGTACAGTGATAGCTTAAAAGAAAAGTGCCAGTTTCTCGCGGATACTCCTTTAGTGTTTCGAGAGCGCGATGAATTTACCCCTCCGGTCCGTATCCATACCCATAAAAGGCATCTAATTATCTATAAGATCAATGAAGATCATATTCTAATCATTCGTATTTTGCATGAACGCATGAATGTTGAAGATCAGTTGGCCTCCTCTTAA
- a CDS encoding DUF433 domain-containing protein — protein sequence MGQLNRITQEPDVMGGKACIRGMRVTVGMIVGQIGAGHSVDEILADLPLP from the coding sequence ATGGGACAACTGAATCGCATCACCCAAGAACCCGATGTGATGGGTGGCAAAGCCTGTATCCGTGGAATGCGCGTCACGGTCGGCATGATTGTGGGACAAATCGGCGCGGGACACAGCGTTGATGAAATTCTCGCCGATTTACCCCTACCTTGA
- a CDS encoding DUF5615 family PIN-like protein, giving the protein MKLLVDMNLSPRWIGLLVDAGIEAEHWSTLGEKNAPDSKIMAYANANDYVVLTHDLDFSAILAATHGKKPSVVQIQPGRRKD; this is encoded by the coding sequence ATGAAGCTGCTCGTCGATATGAACCTGTCCCCGCGCTGGATCGGATTGTTAGTCGATGCTGGCATTGAGGCTGAGCACTGGTCAACGCTGGGTGAAAAAAATGCTCCGGATTCGAAAATCATGGCTTATGCCAACGCGAACGACTATGTGGTCCTCACACACGATTTGGACTTCAGCGCGATCCTTGCCGCCACGCATGGCAAGAAGCCCAGCGTCGTGCAAATTCAGCCAGGGAGGCGAAAAGATTAA
- a CDS encoding type II toxin-antitoxin system Phd/YefM family antitoxin, whose product MKIWPVQDAKARFSELLDTCVNEGPQVVTRRGTETAVLVPIAEWKRLNNTARPSLKELLMSDVGRAGFDLPQRGRAKRRKSVEL is encoded by the coding sequence ATGAAAATTTGGCCGGTACAAGACGCTAAAGCCCGTTTCAGTGAATTACTGGATACCTGTGTAAACGAAGGGCCGCAGGTAGTGACCCGTCGCGGGACAGAAACCGCTGTACTCGTGCCTATCGCCGAATGGAAGCGCCTGAATAATACCGCACGCCCCTCACTCAAGGAGTTACTAATGTCCGACGTGGGCCGCGCCGGCTTTGATTTGCCTCAGCGCGGACGGGCAAAGCGTCGAAAGTCCGTTGAGCTGTAA
- a CDS encoding type II toxin-antitoxin system VapC family toxin: MFLLDTNVVSELRKVRPHGAVVAWIEGVADAEIYLSAVTLGEIQAGIEITREQDPAKAADIEAWADQAGATYNVLPMDAVTFRLLAKLMHRQSDTVYEDAMIAASALVHKLTVVTRNIRDFERFQVSVFNPFV, translated from the coding sequence ATGTTCCTTCTTGATACTAATGTTGTTTCGGAGTTGCGCAAGGTTCGCCCCCATGGAGCGGTAGTAGCGTGGATCGAAGGCGTAGCCGATGCTGAAATTTACCTGTCTGCTGTGACACTCGGTGAAATCCAAGCAGGCATTGAAATCACACGCGAGCAAGACCCTGCCAAGGCTGCGGATATAGAGGCATGGGCCGATCAGGCGGGAGCTACCTATAATGTATTGCCCATGGACGCTGTGACCTTTCGGCTATTGGCGAAACTGATGCACCGTCAGTCGGACACGGTCTATGAAGATGCTATGATCGCGGCCAGTGCGCTTGTGCACAAGCTTACTGTAGTCACCCGAAACATCCGTGATTTTGAACGCTTTCAAGTGTCCGTGTTCAACCCATTCGTATAA
- a CDS encoding CopG family ribbon-helix-helix protein translates to MATEAFTIRAETEIVHQLDSMAGALDRSRNYLVNQALREYLKTHAKHIEKITKGITAADRGEVIEHDEVMKEMESIAQPASGDDFFNYAGIWEHQDIDQASIRAKSWLDRR, encoded by the coding sequence ATGGCAACTGAAGCATTTACTATTAGAGCTGAAACAGAGATCGTGCATCAACTCGATAGCATGGCCGGAGCGTTAGATCGTTCCCGCAATTACTTGGTCAACCAAGCCTTGCGCGAATACCTGAAAACCCATGCCAAGCACATTGAAAAAATCACAAAAGGCATAACCGCCGCTGATCGTGGCGAAGTCATCGAGCATGACGAAGTGATGAAAGAAATGGAATCCATTGCGCAACCTGCATCCGGGGACGATTTCTTTAACTATGCAGGCATTTGGGAACATCAAGACATCGACCAAGCCAGTATTCGCGCAAAATCCTGGCTGGATCGGCGCTGA
- a CDS encoding PIN domain-containing protein codes for MILCDTNILIEFYKGNPAIIQTLRTIGPANIAVSVITKAELFYGARNA; via the coding sequence ATGATTCTCTGTGACACCAATATTCTGATTGAATTTTACAAAGGCAATCCGGCTATCATCCAAACCCTCAGAACGATAGGACCGGCCAATATCGCGGTCAGCGTTATCACCAAAGCTGAACTGTTTTACGGCGCTAGAAACGCCTAA
- a CDS encoding helix-turn-helix domain-containing protein has protein sequence MPKKPQFKSDAFEAIHSGAKGLFQAGGIDKTTMREFDESCLSVPLEIEPQQIKLIRENNHVSQPIFARYLNTSESTVQKWETGAKRPSCMALKLLAIVQKHGLQILT, from the coding sequence ATGCCTAAAAAACCTCAATTTAAAAGCGACGCGTTTGAAGCCATCCATAGCGGGGCTAAAGGCCTATTTCAAGCCGGCGGTATTGATAAGACAACCATGCGCGAGTTTGACGAATCTTGCCTTTCCGTACCTCTGGAGATAGAGCCGCAACAGATAAAACTGATCCGTGAAAACAACCATGTCAGCCAGCCCATCTTCGCCCGTTACCTAAACACCAGCGAATCGACAGTACAGAAATGGGAAACCGGCGCAAAGCGTCCCAGCTGTATGGCTCTAAAGCTCTTAGCTATTGTCCAGAAGCACGGCTTGCAAATACTTACATAG
- a CDS encoding tyrosine-type recombinase/integrase, producing the protein MTPIAPHITAFLQERLPLQRAASEHTCDSYAYAFQLLFQFAAARLHVTPSALFLEQLDAALVMDFLQYLETERDNSPRTRNARLVAIKSFMRFMEYREPALLEQSRRILAIPAKRTDTRLINYLSLDEMQALLNVPDLKRRDGIRDRAMIHLCFSAGLRVSELVHLPLQALEWQPSPNVRIFGKGRRERLLPLWKQAASDLRAWLAVRGQPAATELFLNAHGEPMTRSGFEYVLKKHVEVAAKRCPSIEKKRISPHVLRHTAAMVVLQATGDIRKVSLWLGHGDIQTTEVYLRADPTEKLEAMSAMVPLTLKRGQFRAPDQLIASLRGG; encoded by the coding sequence ATGACTCCGATCGCCCCTCATATCACCGCATTTCTACAAGAACGATTGCCGCTACAACGAGCCGCGAGCGAGCATACCTGCGACAGCTATGCCTACGCTTTTCAACTGTTGTTTCAATTTGCCGCCGCTCGGTTGCATGTGACACCCTCCGCGCTCTTCCTTGAGCAACTCGATGCCGCTTTGGTGATGGATTTCTTGCAATATCTGGAAACGGAGCGCGACAACAGCCCGCGCACACGCAATGCTAGGCTCGTTGCGATCAAGTCATTTATGCGCTTTATGGAATATAGAGAACCCGCTCTCTTAGAGCAGAGCCGACGTATCTTAGCCATTCCCGCAAAGCGAACAGATACACGGCTAATCAATTATTTGTCATTAGACGAAATGCAGGCACTGCTCAATGTACCGGATCTGAAACGCCGCGACGGTATCCGTGATCGAGCTATGATCCACCTCTGTTTTTCGGCAGGACTGAGAGTATCCGAACTGGTTCATCTCCCATTACAGGCGCTGGAGTGGCAACCATCACCCAATGTACGCATTTTCGGTAAAGGGCGTCGAGAACGTCTATTGCCACTCTGGAAGCAGGCAGCTTCCGATCTGCGTGCATGGCTTGCCGTGCGAGGACAACCAGCTGCGACAGAACTCTTCCTAAATGCACACGGAGAACCCATGACCAGATCGGGCTTCGAGTATGTGCTGAAGAAACATGTGGAAGTGGCTGCTAAACGTTGCCCATCTATTGAGAAAAAACGGATATCTCCTCATGTCCTACGTCACACCGCCGCGATGGTGGTATTGCAAGCAACAGGCGATATCCGAAAGGTATCGTTGTGGCTTGGACATGGGGATATCCAGACGACCGAAGTCTATCTACGCGCTGATCCGACCGAAAAACTTGAGGCGATGAGTGCGATGGTCCCGCTTACGCTTAAACGTGGTCAGTTCCGTGCGCCGGACCAGTTGATTGCCTCTCTACGAGGCGGCTAG
- a CDS encoding tyrosine-type recombinase/integrase, translating into MLKDAIDTYLAVRRAAGFKLTDDAFYLFHFARFATAQGDTHVKSQTAIAWAGQARTESQRAIRLKAVIRFARFSYAADNRHEIPPQGVFCFQRHRPIPYLYTEAEIQALMGAAARLEPADSFRPLMYRTLIGLLASTGLRISEALGLCFKDIMADGLLIRKTKFGKSRIVPLHPTTHLALEEYLVERAKLATTDDHLFISKWRRGMCRQTVYATFKELLKMAGLPRQSGLPRPRLIDFRHSFASNALVDGPDRRDQVGRHTLALMTYLGHASPNSTFWYLESSPLLMDHIVRACEHFVEENTP; encoded by the coding sequence ATGCTAAAAGATGCCATCGATACTTATTTGGCCGTACGCCGCGCTGCGGGCTTTAAGCTCACAGACGATGCGTTTTATCTGTTTCACTTCGCTCGATTTGCCACTGCCCAGGGAGACACGCATGTAAAGTCACAGACGGCTATCGCTTGGGCAGGACAGGCACGAACTGAATCACAGCGCGCTATCCGCTTGAAAGCGGTTATTCGCTTTGCCCGCTTTAGCTATGCCGCCGACAACCGCCATGAAATTCCACCACAAGGTGTATTTTGCTTTCAACGTCATCGACCAATTCCCTATCTCTATACCGAAGCAGAGATTCAGGCATTGATGGGTGCGGCAGCACGGCTGGAGCCAGCAGATTCGTTTCGTCCACTGATGTATCGCACCTTGATTGGGTTACTTGCGTCTACGGGATTGCGTATTTCCGAGGCGCTCGGCTTGTGTTTTAAGGACATTATGGCGGATGGGCTGCTGATTCGGAAAACGAAATTTGGCAAAAGCCGGATAGTGCCGCTCCATCCCACGACGCATTTAGCACTGGAAGAGTATCTTGTCGAACGCGCTAAACTCGCCACTACTGATGATCATTTGTTTATCTCGAAGTGGCGTCGTGGGATGTGCCGCCAGACGGTATATGCCACATTCAAAGAGCTCCTGAAGATGGCCGGTCTCCCTCGCCAATCTGGGCTGCCACGACCAAGGCTAATCGATTTTCGTCATTCCTTCGCGTCGAATGCACTCGTAGACGGCCCGGATCGTCGCGATCAGGTCGGTCGCCACACGCTGGCGTTGATGACGTACTTGGGTCATGCCAGCCCAAACAGTACGTTTTGGTATTTAGAAAGTTCACCGCTCTTAATGGATCACATCGTTCGCGCCTGCGAACATTTCGTCGAGGAAAATACACCATGA
- a CDS encoding tyrosine-type recombinase/integrase — protein MLTTYLKRQTTLTTYYTSSAGPYLDEFTDWLAQCGFHDEVICQYLPGVSEFAAWVDATYGNLTSFPVNALNHFHDYLATRGRLRYSKGQHSVYWLGAHHFVEFLQSQNKIVVTEISPKTTQPELFRQFEHWMQTHHGVQSSTLRNYRQHIVELLSTLGEHPEQFTADALHTFILNYALGRSHALAKKRVTAVRMFIRFLITMGHCQPGLEAAIPALAEWPLARLPRYLLPEEVDRVLAHINRTTPIGIRDKAILLLLARLGLRASEVAELALPDIDWSAGTFSVIGKSRREAKLPLPQEVGDALLEYLESARPSVKTDRVFITAIAPWMPITRHVVKQVAAQAIRRAGINAPSFGAHVLRHSAATGMLRQGASLQVIGEVLRHSCLETTAHYAKVDIALLQQVTRSWPGGASC, from the coding sequence ATGCTTACAACATATCTTAAACGCCAGACTACTCTTACCACTTACTACACCAGCTCTGCTGGACCATATTTGGATGAGTTCACTGACTGGTTAGCTCAGTGCGGGTTCCACGATGAAGTCATATGCCAATATCTTCCGGGCGTCAGCGAGTTTGCGGCCTGGGTTGATGCCACCTATGGCAACCTGACTTCATTTCCAGTTAACGCACTTAATCATTTTCACGATTACCTCGCTACACGCGGTCGATTGCGCTATTCAAAAGGTCAGCACTCGGTATACTGGTTGGGTGCACATCACTTTGTCGAGTTTCTCCAGAGTCAGAACAAAATCGTCGTCACCGAGATATCACCGAAGACGACACAACCGGAGCTCTTCCGTCAATTTGAACACTGGATGCAAACACACCACGGAGTGCAGTCTTCAACGCTACGCAATTACCGCCAGCATATCGTTGAACTGCTATCAACGCTCGGCGAACATCCTGAACAGTTCACCGCAGACGCGTTGCATACCTTTATCCTGAACTACGCTCTCGGGCGCAGTCATGCACTCGCTAAGAAGCGAGTGACGGCAGTTCGTATGTTTATTCGGTTTTTGATCACAATGGGGCATTGCCAGCCAGGCCTTGAGGCAGCGATTCCGGCTCTTGCCGAATGGCCACTTGCGCGGTTGCCTCGTTATTTACTTCCAGAAGAGGTTGATCGTGTCCTTGCCCATATTAATCGTACCACGCCAATCGGCATCCGCGACAAAGCAATCCTTTTACTACTGGCTCGATTGGGATTGCGAGCCAGTGAAGTCGCTGAACTAGCGCTTCCTGATATCGATTGGTCTGCGGGAACATTTTCCGTTATTGGCAAGAGCCGACGAGAGGCGAAGCTACCTTTGCCACAGGAGGTTGGTGATGCCTTGTTGGAATATCTTGAGAGTGCACGCCCATCGGTTAAAACTGACCGTGTCTTCATCACTGCAATCGCTCCCTGGATGCCAATAACCCGGCATGTTGTCAAGCAAGTTGCCGCTCAAGCGATACGGCGTGCTGGAATCAATGCACCATCGTTTGGCGCCCATGTCCTGCGTCATTCAGCTGCTACAGGGATGCTGCGTCAGGGAGCGTCGCTCCAGGTGATCGGCGAGGTATTGCGGCACAGTTGTCTTGAGACTACGGCTCATTACGCGAAAGTGGACATAGCCTTGTTGCAGCAGGTCACGCGTTCGTGGCCGGGAGGAGCATCATGCTAA
- the relB gene encoding type II toxin-antitoxin system RelB family antitoxin: MATSIRLSPEVEKRLDYLAGQTGRTKAFYLREIIEKGLDDM, encoded by the coding sequence ATGGCCACCTCAATAAGACTTTCACCGGAAGTTGAAAAACGGCTTGATTATCTGGCAGGCCAAACCGGCCGTACAAAGGCATTTTATTTACGAGAGATCATCGAGAAAGGACTGGATGATATGTAA
- a CDS encoding type II toxin-antitoxin system RelE family toxin, with amino-acid sequence MAWRIELTETANQQLAKLDKAEARRITKFLRERLAATDNTGKALSGPLGGLWRYREGDYRLICEIQDGVLCVLVLKIGNRREVYK; translated from the coding sequence TTGGCTTGGCGGATTGAACTGACAGAGACGGCGAATCAGCAACTAGCAAAGCTCGATAAGGCCGAAGCGAGGCGTATCACGAAATTTTTGAGGGAGCGTTTGGCTGCTACCGACAATACAGGCAAGGCTTTATCAGGTCCACTTGGCGGTTTGTGGCGTTATCGAGAGGGCGACTATCGATTAATTTGTGAAATTCAGGACGGCGTGTTGTGCGTCTTAGTACTGAAGATCGGCAATCGCCGAGAAGTGTATAAGTGA
- the cueR gene encoding Cu(I)-responsive transcriptional regulator: MNISQAAKLTGVSAKMIRYYESIHLIKESVRTLSGYRTYNENDLHVLRMIKKSRSLGFSLDQIYELLSLWQDPSRASANVKAIAQAHVDDLNKRISELTEMRDILAQLAQACTGDHRPECPIIQNLATPQQLTNVNN, translated from the coding sequence ATGAACATTAGCCAAGCAGCAAAATTGACTGGTGTATCGGCAAAAATGATACGTTATTACGAAAGCATCCATCTGATAAAGGAAAGCGTTCGTACCTTGTCGGGTTACCGGACTTATAACGAAAATGACTTACATGTCTTACGCATGATCAAAAAATCCAGAAGCTTAGGATTTTCCCTGGATCAAATTTACGAGTTACTGTCTTTGTGGCAAGACCCCAGCCGGGCAAGCGCGAATGTAAAGGCGATTGCACAAGCCCATGTTGATGACTTGAATAAGCGTATTTCCGAACTGACTGAAATGCGCGACATTCTGGCGCAGCTTGCTCAAGCTTGTACGGGTGACCATAGGCCGGAATGTCCTATTATCCAAAATTTGGCAACGCCTCAACAATTGACTAACGTTAATAACTAA